The Dendropsophus ebraccatus isolate aDenEbr1 unplaced genomic scaffold, aDenEbr1.pat pat_scaffold_648_ctg1, whole genome shotgun sequence genomic sequence TGTTCCCTGCTGACGTCTCTTCAGTGTCAGGCCACTTAGCTAATCACTGTCCATATTGCTgtcccgtctcggccagtgatttgctgagtagCCTGTCACTAAAGAGACAGGGCTAGAAGCGTCAGCATAGAGCGAAGAACACAGGCAAAAGGCtgtaggacactgggggagaATAGGCAAGTATATAAGTCATAAGCAGTTGGCCGCACACCTCTacatgcagcaatgtgtggcaGCAGCCAATAGTTTTTAAGCAGGTTTACacaacaacgatcagctgatgatagtttcttaggctgatcattgtctttatcacACTGAGCGATAACCTGCTGTATCGACAGATTGTCGTTCTATGTAAAAGGGCCTAAAGTCTGACAATTGCCACTCAAGTTAACTGCACCacactccctgctctgtgtcagtgaaagagttggactccataggcttacattagTAGCCTGACTCATCAAGTGACACAAAGTCAGGAGAGGACCACTCTAACGTGGTCTTCTTCCGGCTCGTTCTCACAATTAatacgggtctaaacactcagacccagattgttcaaaactttttacatgaaatgttaagttttctatgatgagaggtacactttaatggcCACTTATCTTTCAACAAACTTtaaataaatcaatagtacaaatgaatgagaaattttcaaatcaacttattAGATCTCTAAGTCTCTTTATCACTTACTATTCTCCTCCCCTCTTAAACTCAtcaatcactaaaaaaaaaactgttataatTAGAGTATATAATATTTTCCTACAACTAAGGCTATGAAAAAGTGCCATCAAAGGTGAAAATGGTGAAAAACGGCATATACAAATGTTATATGAGAGGTGTCGAGACAGGCTTTCTTTCTGCAATGCAAGATGTTTATTGGTTGAAACCAGGGACAGCACGACTTCTTGTTCATAGAAAACTTATTTTTTAACCCCCAACTTGCATTTTTTAATAACTTGTTAAAACTTTGCAAACTGAAACCAAACTCACCATTTAAAAAGGTCTCTAGGCTGAATACTTTGATTCTCTTTTCCCTTTCTATTGGGTTGGGTCCACCTAGGTTATTTGCACATGGTCCAGACCAGAAGACCTTGCACTGGCACAATCGGATGGCATAGATATCCTGTCCTTGCAGGGTAAGTATAAGTCCTCGATCCATAACGTCCAAAAGATGGTTAGTGTAGAACTTCTGCTTTTCATTTCCGATATCAGCTGCCCCAGGAAACCGGACTTGTTCCAAAGTTGTAGGACCAAACAATTCCACTTGCTCTGGAGTTGGCTCAAGGTTACTGTAAAAAAGGCGGCACCCATGAGGGTTACTGACAATCatcgctcctgcttgcttccctCTATATAAGAACTTTATTTCTAAGTCAGTCACTGCAACAACAAAGTGAGAGTACAGTAAGTAGATGGCATAAACTTATGCGAAACTACTAACAGACTGCGATGTACAGTGACAGCCAATTAGGAATCATCTCTTCTTAATATGCTAAATGTCTAAACTACACATGCACAAAACTCCTGCTCTCCTTGTTTAATGTGTCTCAGTAAATGCAATGCTTTTGTACAGGCTCATGTAAGACCCTCAACTGAACATTGTGCACCCAACATCTACGTAGTGCAAGAGCTCTCAGCTCATTCAGTCCCTGCTGTATGACGCTAGGTGTGTTAATGTAATGCACACCATGGCATTTATCATGTACATAAATTAAAAGAAAACCAATGCTACAATTACTAATAAATTATCAGTGAAAATATGGTTACACAAGCATGTTGTTTGTACTGTGGTTGCATGTTTCTACTCACATGGCAGCATTTGAGGACTAATATGCAACTCTGGTATGCCTTGTTCAATGGGGGCCGTCATTACCCCTTGTATAGGAAGTGCTGGATCTTGAGCTGGCTCCATACTTTCTGCGGGAACGAGTTCTGAAAGAGGAAGAACTACAGGTTGTGGCACCATGCCTTGGGGAGACAATTCAACGCCAGGGTACCCAGCAGAGGTAGTTGGTTTTACAACAGAATCTGCAGGGGTCAGGTTCTGCTGCAGGAGGCTTCCACATGGGCTAAAAGTGGGTTCTGATTTAGGCCAGATGTAAGGCAGTGGATCTGAAAAAGCAAAACTAATTAAAATATGACAGCAAATTTATTATTACAATTTGGAAAACAGTAGCTATTGTGATTCTAGAAATTTCATTCACACACTgggtaaaaaaaacagcagaaaatctgTGTGGAAACTGACCAATCTTGAGGTTTTTTAATTGTGatattaaaggaaatgtgtcattaGAGGATGGCCTACAGTTTAAACAATGCttttatggtaaacatatttttaaagaatttttggtaatttttttctaattttccattttgctatcaatattatgaaataatcctgaaatcttgcagttttcattcttgccactggggctaaaactaagtagagacttcctgttctgtctgtgatgataaggaggaggctgctatacagcattgcagtgacatgtgacaccagtagatagaaggagacaatagcagctccctgtggagttaactcttaaaggtcacagagtacgttcagtaatgtttcacattcatctcaagggagtctgtctatgtctatgagtaaagcatgtcactaaatgctgttaaatacAGCTCAGGCAACacggcagcccccataacaatgtacataaagaggggaaaaaaataaaaaaaaacacccagaaAATaggagattagaataaaagacaagcttttagtatctgattctaatcagtgAAGGAAAATCTAGGTAGTGCATGCACTTTAAAGTTTTTGCTGTTGTGAATTTAGTACAGATTCTCTGCATTAAATGCAGAATAGGCAAATTGTGCTtcagaaaataatgaacatttccATTTCCATATTCCTCTCTAAACGCAAATTTGCAGCTGAAAACCTGCAGCACTTTTGTCTCGTCTGGCCCTACCACAACATGAAAATATATGGTAAAGATACATGCGAAGGGGCCTTTTACACACACGGATacagtgtttccccgaaaataatacagtgtcttatattaaagtgactctgtacccacaatctgacccccccaaaccacttgtaccttcagatagctgcttttaatccaagatctgtcctgcggtccgttcggcaggtgatgcagttattgtcataaaatattacttttaaaattgcagctccgtgccctacgggcgtatctgtctcctaactttgcaccacccctccgtccctcctccccaccctcctcatcattaggaatgctccaggcagattgcctcctattccccacctgtgtaacCACAGCACATGgcctggatcattaaggcacctgtgcaatgttcaaacagaagtatctgttccagtggcattcctaataatgaagagggtggggaggagggacggagggggtggtgcaaagataggggacagatacgcccgtagggcacggggctgcaattttaaaagtaatattttatgacaataactgcatcaccttccgaatggaccccaggacagatcttggattaaaagcagctatctgaaggtacaagtggtttggggggtcagattgtgggtacagagtcgctttaagttttacTCCCAAAGATGCACCATGTCttgttttcaggggatgtcttatttttctgtgaagaatttacaaaaaaagaatatctattgtatactgtacagtagtcatcacaaaccagcataaccctgTTGACTGCGGGGGTCTTACTTTCTGGGGGGGGCTTATTTAAGCTACCTGTAAattctccactatgccttatttttggaggaggtctaatttttggggaaacagggtatgtTAGTTCCAACAGCCTGACACATTATGGATGGAAATTGGAAAAATAGTTATTAAAGTGAATCTAGTGCTAAGATTTTTTTATGGCCAGCTCAGTGACACAATGCAGATTACAAACATTTTCTTTTCTGCTTTTCTTAAACCGAGTTCTTCTTCCTGAGTTAAAACAATCAATGTATGCCATTACCctctttggtgcactggaggtggtcctAGCACTCCTGATGAGACCGCCTCACAAACATATTATTGCCTATAACTCAAGAACTGGACCTCGGATTAAGAAAAGCAGCCAGTTGTTGGAACTGCAGTGCCAATCTGCCCATAATAAAACCATAGGCATAGGCAAGGTTAGTGCTAGGTTTACTTTAACATTAAAGCAATTCAGTTTACAAAAATTCTATTATTAAACCGTCTTTCCCAGCGTGTGCTAACATGCAGCTGTAAACCTTACTAATCCCTATTTATGTCTGAACTTACCACTAATACCCAGCGCTGGGAACATGTGGTCGATCTGAAAACGTAGAGGAGATACATATTAGTAATGTCCATGGCTATaactatatattttgtatatagtaATAACAATGACCTAATAATTTGCAGCATATTAGTGCTCTCAAATCTATTTAACCCCCtgtctctgcagcctgttttggccttaatgcccagggcgtatttttcaaatctgacctgtctctctttatgtagtaataaaCTCTGCAATGCCTTTATTGCGGTTATTcaagtttgtttttttcctcatatattcctctttatgtttggggtatactttggttgatacactaagtagttttttttgtaaaaaacacaaaatttgtacaAAAATtagatacattacagcacatctgtgctgtattgtattatagagtgaatgagctgtcagtacactgacagctcattcaaacgatcagacccctgcctcactGCAGGGGCCTGATTGTTACAACCATAGTAGCCCACATGCATTGggtagcgtctgggttgctatggttacccgggggtcggagggagcagatctccctctggatgccccatagatgctgcggtcccAAGGACCACGGCATCTATGGGGTTAGctgctcccctccgggcagtggcagcaggaggaggctgtgtgaaatagcctcctcctgctgcccaattGCAGCTAGGGATGCAggagggaggcagggacagcatgacgttccaggaactacctgcattacatgacgttcctggaacgtcattttttggcaaggggttaatattttcctgagagagagagatgcaccaggtgcattttaaaagacCCGACTGGTAAGGATGTACTAacatcaaacagatggtactagtggtttggtggggtggggtggtgcatacagagtcgctttaatgttttACTCTAAAGTACTGTAGGAAGAGTTGTTTATTGGGTGGCTACCCTCTTGCTTGTCCTACCCAGCACAGCTTGACTGACAGGTTGTTCCTTATtactgtatacagagagaattGTCAGTCAAGCTGAGAAAGGTGGGGTAAAGCAGGAGGCACAgttgttccttaaagggaaccaatcagcacgattgtatagatctactgtgcagctctctGAGACTACCAGCTGcctctgcagcagtagctttacatcgtAGGAAAAGGGAGTGGTCGATAGTGGAAAAGTAGCTCATTGGAGACCCGTTAGTGGCCTTTCtgtgctccccacccagatgactggtTGCCGTCCTCCTGGACTTGtgcgcttgggggggggggggcgcacagtaGATCTGTACTGTACAGCTGGAATCTATATCAGCATAATTGTGCTGACTGGTTCTTTATAAGTCCAGCAGCACTTTATCAAAGTTGTGTAAAACACTGCGTAAAAGATTATTTAACGGAACCAAGCAACTTGTTGGCAAGTCATGCATTCAAACCATGAATGTTCTGACAGGTCtctgttaaagaggtactctgcagggaattttttttgtttaaatcaactggtgtctgaacgttatacagatttagaaattacaaaaaaaacgTATCCTTCCGGTActtccctgcaggaagtggtgtattctttccagtctgacagtgctctctctgTCTGCCACCTcgctctgtctgtgacagaaactgtccgaAGCAAgaaagattttctatagggatctgctactgctctggacagttcctgtcagggacaaaggtggcagcagagagtaccgtgtcagactgggaagaaaactCTTTTTACAAGAATTTGTATAGCCTTCTGAcacatttttaaacatttttccccagagtacccctttaaatataaattgCATGCATTTGTATGAATGAATACCATGAATGGTATGTAAAGTTCAATATTGTTACCTCTTCCTCTTCATCTAATCCATTGTCATCCACCAAGTGCTCTGCAAAATCAATATGATATGCATAGTTATAATTGGCCACTTTAAAATGGAAAGCAATGTAATGTGTGTAATACAATGTATGTGAGTAAAACATTTACTATTATTGTGTTAAACATATAAATGTAATAGGTTTTGACCCGTGCCTTCATTTTGTCCTGGGAGATCACACAGCTGGTAGATCTTAAATGGTTGCATAGGAGTTTCTTTGGTGCCATCATACAAAAGTTTGAACTCTCTGCTCTTGTTCAGGGCGCAGCGCAAGTTTGCCTTCCATTTAGCGGGGTCAGGCTCATCTTTTCCCTCTTGATATTTCCCAGTTTCCATGGCCCATGCCTTAAGTTAGGATAGACATACAGAGAATGTCAAGTTAAAAATCTCCTGAACGTAATAACTTACATAAACAGTGAAAGCTATCCACAGCTTTAAGTAGCTCTGCATTGAAAtacatctgtaattttttttttattctgttatgTTCTGTTAGCATAACAAAACATGAATACAAAAACTGCTGTAACAACAAACCAGTGACATTCTAAGAGTCATGTACAGCTTGAGGAATACTTAAtgaaatatttaaagtgtcactgtcgtgaattttttttgcagaaatcaatagtacaggcgattttaagaaactttgtaaataggtttattagccgaaaaatgcatttttatcatgaaaaagcagtatgaagctctcccccctgtcttcattgttctcctatggagagagctaaataaaagaccaagacaagacaacaaagagttaatctacaaatacatcgccctttatctcctctgacagtcacca encodes the following:
- the LOC138778150 gene encoding interferon regulatory factor 5-like, whose amino-acid sequence is MNPHPRRIRLKPWLVAQVDSGKYPGLYWEDQDRKMFRIPWRHATRHIPTQDDENTIFKAWAMETGKYQEGKDEPDPAKWKANLRCALNKSREFKLLYDGTKETPMQPFKIYQLCDLPGQNEEHLVDDNGLDEEEEIDHMFPALGISDPLPYIWPKSEPTFSPCGSLLQQNLTPADSVVKPTTSAGYPGVELSPQGMVPQPVVLPLSELVPAESMEPAQDPALPIQGVMTAPIEQGIPELHISPQMLPLTDLEIKFLYRGKQAGAMIVSNPHGCRLFYSNLEPTPEQVELFGPTTLEQVRFPGAADIGNEKQKFYTNHLLDVMDRGLILTLQGQDIYAIRLCQCKVFWSGPCANNLGGPNPIEREKRIKVFSLETFLNELIACQKGQTNVLPPYEIFFCFGEEWPDQKPKEKKLITVQVIPVAARLLYEIFTGESSWSADSIKLQISHPDLKDKMVEQFKELHQLWQSQQTQSMGPNAGVSNPGVNVSSGPWPMHSGSMQ